The following proteins are co-located in the Streptomyces bottropensis ATCC 25435 genome:
- a CDS encoding VOC family protein, whose product MELAQVRLLVSDFAACYRFYADVLGLKPQSGAAEGPYEKFSPAIGSAGIALQDRAMMAEVLGELADAANGHRSLVVLRVDDLDAYCEQITERGAQLLHGPALMTDRMRVAHLKDPEGNLVELQEWLLMRG is encoded by the coding sequence GTGGAACTCGCCCAAGTAAGGCTGCTCGTCTCCGACTTCGCCGCGTGCTATCGCTTCTACGCCGATGTCCTCGGGCTGAAGCCGCAGTCCGGGGCGGCCGAGGGGCCGTACGAGAAGTTCAGTCCGGCGATCGGGTCCGCGGGGATCGCCCTGCAGGACCGGGCGATGATGGCGGAGGTCCTCGGGGAGCTGGCCGACGCGGCGAACGGGCACCGGTCGCTGGTCGTCCTGCGGGTCGACGACCTCGACGCGTACTGCGAGCAGATCACCGAACGCGGTGCACAGCTCCTGCACGGGCCCGCACTCATGACCGACCGGATGCGCGTGGCCCATCTCAAGGACCCCGAGGGGAACTTGGTGGAGCTGCAGGAATGGCTGCTGATGCGCGGCTGA
- a CDS encoding 16S rRNA (uracil(1498)-N(3))-methyltransferase — translation MTAPVFVVDGFDGLGPEIVVDGPEGRHAVSVKRLQPGEDVVLTDGRGRWLNGVVKAAEGKDRLVVMDTGGLVEELPAQPRLTVVQALPKGDRGELAVETMTEVGIDAIVPWAASRCITQWRGERGLKALAKWRATAREAGKQSRRTRFPEVADAATSKQVAALLANADFAAVLHESGDETLATAELPTAGEIVLVVGPEGGVSPEELALFGEAGAGAYRLGPSVLRTSTAGTAAGALLLGRTGRWS, via the coding sequence ATGACCGCTCCGGTGTTCGTGGTGGACGGGTTCGACGGCCTGGGACCGGAGATCGTGGTCGACGGCCCCGAAGGGCGGCACGCCGTCTCGGTGAAGCGGCTGCAGCCCGGTGAGGACGTCGTCCTCACCGACGGGCGGGGCCGGTGGCTGAACGGCGTGGTGAAGGCCGCCGAGGGCAAGGACCGGCTGGTCGTCATGGACACGGGGGGCCTGGTCGAGGAGCTTCCCGCGCAGCCCCGTCTCACCGTCGTCCAGGCGCTGCCCAAGGGCGACCGGGGCGAACTGGCCGTGGAGACCATGACCGAGGTCGGCATCGACGCGATCGTGCCCTGGGCCGCCTCCCGCTGCATCACCCAGTGGCGGGGCGAGCGGGGGCTGAAGGCGCTCGCCAAGTGGCGGGCCACCGCGCGGGAGGCGGGCAAGCAGTCCCGCCGGACGCGCTTCCCCGAGGTCGCGGACGCGGCCACGAGCAAGCAGGTCGCGGCACTGCTGGCGAACGCCGACTTCGCCGCCGTCCTGCACGAGAGCGGCGACGAGACACTGGCCACGGCCGAGCTGCCGACGGCCGGGGAGATCGTGCTCGTCGTGGGGCCCGAGGGGGGCGTGTCGCCGGAGGAGCTGGCGCTCTTCGGCGAGGCGGGCGCGGGGGCGTACCGACTCGGGCCCAGTGTGCTGCGCACGTCGACCGCCGGGACGGCGGCCGGGGCGCTGCTGCTGGGCAGAACCGGACGCTGGTCCTGA